The Actinobacillus suis ATCC 33415 DNA segment GTCACAGCATACGCCGGCAACTGCGGATCAATTAGAAAAAGTAAACTTGCATATTCCATTAAAAATTGAGTTGTATGGCGAACAAAGCGGAGAACCAATTGCACTTCAATTTGAAGGTACAGAACAGCATAACGTCTTGAATGTATTGCAAGAGCATCAAACATTTGAATTCCATAATGTGATGCACAAGCCGGTGCCAGCATTGCTATGTGATTTCTCTGCGCCGGTACGTTTAGATTATAACTATACCAATGAGCAATTAATTACATTACTTAAATTCGCACAAAACGATTTTGTACGTTGGGATGCAGCACAAACCTTATTCAATAACGAGCTTCGTGCTAATTTGTCTCGCTATCAATCCGGTGAAGCATTAGCATTTTCTGAGGAGTTAACTGAGGCACTTATCTATGTACTTGATAATGCAGATAAAGATGTAGAGCTAACCGCATTAATGCTGACGTTACCGAAAGAAACCGAGTTTGCCGAATTATTTAAAGTCATTGATCCGAACGGTATCACTATCGTACGAGAATTTATGCTAAAAACGATTGCGGAAATATTACGTAATCGTTTACATGAAATTTATGTTCGCCATAAATGCGGTACTTACCAAGTTGTAGCGGAGGATATGTCTAAACGCGCATTACGTAACGTATGTTTATCTTACTTAGCCTTTACGGATTTAGGTAACTCACTTACTTATAATCACTATAAACAAGCGGATAATATGACTGATACGCTCGCTGCACTTTCCGCTGCAACCAAGGCACAATTGCCGTGCAGAGATCAATTGTTAGCAGATTTTGAAGAGAAATGGCACCATGATGGCTTAGTAATGGATAAATGGTTTATGCTCCAAGCAACTCGTCCTGATGACAATGTACTTGAGATCGTGCAAAGCTTATTAAATCACCGTAGTTTTAACTTCAATAACCCAAATAGACTGCGTTCATTGGTCGGAGCATTTTGTGGTCAGACCCCGAAAGCATTCCATGCAATTGATGGTTCTGGCTATCGTTTCCTTGTCGATATTTTAATTAAATTAAATGAAACCAACCCACAAGTTGCTGCACGTTTAATTGAGCCTTTGATTAAATTATCACGTTACGACAATCAACGCCAAACCTTGATGAGACGTGGCTTAGAGCGATTAAAAGGACTAGATAATTTAGCGAGAGATCTGTTTGAAAAAATTGAAAAGGCACTACATTAATATTATTAATTGCATGCTATATAATTAGATTAAAATTTATAATGAAGGTGGTTGTATGCTTATTATTTACTAAAAAGAAAGACTATATTTGTGCTAAGGGTATTTTCAAATTCTTTTTTTGGGATATAATGGCCTTACTTTAAAAAAAATGAACATGCGTTCATAAATGTTCGAAGCTTGAGTTAATTGATGCAGGAAGCGGAAGTTGATTTAAGTGTTTTTAAAGTAACCTTACATACATACAATACTTCTAATAAAAGCTTAATTCGACCGAATTAAGCTTTTTTATTTGTAGAGAATAACGAACTAAAAATGATCTGCCCTCCCAAAAAGTCAGACTGTTTATTCACTTAAATACTGGACTCAGTATTATGCCGAGCTCGCCCCTTGTAAATCCAACTTAATCATTTTTTAGTTGTAATACACCAAATATTCTTCAATTTCTGCTGTTGTTCTTGACAGTCGAGTTCCTCCAGCTTTTTTAAGTAAGCAATCTCCGCTCGAGTAAGTGTAAGCTCACGTTGTAACTTTTTAAATGCTTGAGGCGAAAGGTCGGTAGGCTCAGGTACATCAATCCCTTGCTTTTTCGCTTTTCAGCAGTTGAAGTGGCGAACAAGGTGATTTTCCCCCTTCTAAACCCCTTTCACGAAAGGCTTTTAGCTAATTAATCACAAGTGAATGGAAAATCTGATGAAGTTTAGCTATTTCACGGATACCAAAGCCCTGTTCGATGATGAGTTTGATAATTTCTAAACGAAATTGATAAGAATAAGACATAATCTGCACCTCAAGTTAAATGTCCAAGTTTTGGGGTGCAGATCAACAAGCGGTCAAATTTGACCGCTTTTTTGCAATTCGCTACATAAACCAACCGGTTGGCGTTACCGATTTGTTATCAAATAATTTTACCGCACCGTAGATAACGCGGAAAATATACCAAATCCCAATCGCCCAAATCACCAACACGCCAATGCCGATTAGCGACAGGACAATCCCTAAAATAGTACCGACTAGCGTTCCCCAGAAAGTACGAATCAAGAAGCACATATGATCGTAATAAGCTGTGCCTTGCATATCTGCACGCTTGATATACGCCAAGATTACACCTGCAATCGCCGGTAAGCCGCCGAAAATAACGCCTAAGCCGAATAAACCGTATGTGATATACATCACGGTACGTAATGAATCATTAGACGGTTGAAGAGAAAATTGTTCGTTCATTTATATCTCCTAAAAAAGTAACGGTTAGACTGAAGCATTTGCAAAAAATTCCTCAAATCTAACCGCTTGTGATTATTGGTGATTATCTTCGTATAACCACTTCGCCACCGTTTTAGCGAAATAGGTTAAGATACCATCCGCTCCCGCACGTTTGAAGCAAAGCAAACCTTCCATTACACACTCACGTTCTTTTAGCCAACCATTCTGAATCGCCGCCATATGCATTGCGTATTCACCAGACACTTGGTAAGCAAAAGTTGGTACGCCAAAGTTTTCTTTTACACGCCATACCATATCCAAATAAGGCATCCCCGGTTTTACCATCACCATATCCGCCCCTTCTTGAATATCCATTGCTACTTCGTGTAAACCTTCGTTCGCATTCGCCGGATCAACTTGATAAGTAAATTTATTACCGCCCTTTAAATTGCCAGCCGAACCGACCGCATCACGGAACGGGCCGTAATAATTTGAGGCATATTTAGCCGAATACGCCATAATTTGCGTATTGATTAAGCCTTTCGCTTCAAGTGCTTCACGAATTTTACCGATACGACCGTCCATCATATCGCTTGGTGCAACAATATCCGCCCCCGCTTCTGCGTGAGAAAGCGCTTGTTTTACTAATACTTCGGTTGTGATGTCATTCAGCACATAGCCTTCTTCATCAATAATGCCGTCTTGACCGTGTGTCGTGAACGGATCTAACGCTACATCGGTCATCACGCCTAATTCAGGATAAGCCGCTTTTAATGCACGCACAGCACGTTGTGCCAAACCTTCCGGATTGTATGCTTCTTCCGCCATCAATGATTTTTTCGCATCACCCACTACCGGAAATAGAGCAATTAGCGGCACACCATATTTCACTAACTCACCTGCTTCAATTAAAAGCTGATCAATCGTCAAGCGTTCCACGCCCGGCATTGATGGCACTTTTACTCGCTGATTTTCACCTTCAATCACAAATACCGGATAGATTAAATCGCTGGCAGTCAATTGACTTTCCGCCACTAAACGGCGACTGAAATCGTGTTTACGTAAGCGACGCATACGACGAGTGGGAAACGAAGTGTTAAGATATTGAGCCATAATTTCTTCCTAATTTTGCAAAATTTAATAAAAAATAACCCGCTTGTGAGCGGGTTTAGATTAATTAGCGATAGTTTCCTCTTGCTCATCTCTCGGTCTATAGAACTTCGAGAAAAACAGCCCGACTTCAAATAGCAAACACATAGGGATAGCTAAAAGTGTCTGAGAGAAAATATCCGGTGGTGTTAACAGCATACCGATCACAAATGCCGCCACAATAATGTAAGGGCGCTTTTCACGTAGTTCATTGGCAGAAGTTACCCCAGACCAACAAAGTAAAATAATTGCGACCGGTACCTCAAAACAAATACCGAATGCTAAGAAAATAGTAAGTACGAAATCTAAATAGCTACTGATATCGGTTGCCATTTGCACCCCTTCCGGAGCGGTACTGGTTAAGAAACCGAATACCAATGGGAACACGACATAGTAAGCAAATGCGACACCTAAATAGAATAATAATGTACTTGAAACCAATAACGGGTAAATTAATCGTTTCTCATGCTTATATAATGCAGGAGCAACAAATGCCCAAATTTGGTAAAGAATAAAGGGAACCGATAAAAATACCGCTACAACACCAGTCAACTTAATCGGGGTAAAAAACGGTGTAGCAACATTGGTTGCAATCATGGTCGCCCCAGCCGGTAAATTTTCCGTTAACGGTGTGGCAAGCAAAGTATAAATATCATTTGCCCAATAAACTAAAGCACAAAAAACCACAAGCACACAAATAAAGCTACGGAGCAAGCGGTTTCTTAATTCAACAAGGTGACTAATCAGAGGTTGAGATTGTTCAACTGACATTCTGTTTATCCTGTTGTTGTGATACTGATGAACTTGGCGTTGCCAGATCATCGTCAGGCGGATAATATGCGGTGAATTGCGATTCATCCAATTCAGCTTGCTCTGCGATCTCTGCCGGAGATAACTCCGCCGTTTCTGTCACAGATTCATCCTCAACAAGCGGTTGATTTTCCGGATTTTCTTGCGATTCCGACACGGCAATTTGCTGTTCTTCTTGCTCAATTTTTGCTTGAATTTCAGCGACTTGCTCATCGGTTAATTTGGTAATTTCCCCTTTTGCTGAAGCGAGATCAGCCTGCATTTGTTGCGCAGATTGTTTTAAATCTTCCACCGTTTTGCTCAATTCGGGCGAAAGCGAACTTAAATTTAACGCTTCTGCTTTTTTAATACTTTCTTGCAGCTCTTGTAATTTGAGTTCTTGCGCTAATTCATTCTGCACGTTTGCGGCTAATCCACGAATTGTACGAACCCAGCCCATCACAGTACGAATAGCAACGGGTAAACGTTGCGGGCCCAGAACAACCAGCCCCACAACGAAAATAAGTACTAATTCAGAAAAACCTATATCAAACACAATCTATGCCTGCTCTTTTTCTTTTGCTTTTTGTTCGGTAGCTGCAGCTTCTTTTGCTTCTACTTTCTCAAAACTCGCATCTTGTGGTTTTTCATCTGCCATTGCTTTTTTAAAGCCTTTTACAGATTCACCTAAATCCGTACCTAACGTACGTAATTTTTTTGTACCAAATAATAAAACGATAATTGCTACAATAATAAGTAATTGCCAAATGCTGATACCACCCATAAAGGTTCCTCTTTTTGTTTTAAGTTTAAGAAAAAATTGTTTGTATTATATGTTACTTTTGTTTTCGTTTCCAAACAAAAGTAACGAAAGCAAATGAGCCCTATTTTCTTTGCAAGAACAAGGATAACAGAGCCACAGATAATAAACCGAGGCTTACCCATAACGGTAAGTTATCAAATCGCCATAACACGCCGATAATAATCAAACCGTTAATAATGCTTTGTACATTACGCGATTTTTGCTGCCCCTGCGCTTGCAAGGTTTTATTTAGCTCATCTAAACGGAAATTAATCTGCTTCTGTTGCTGTAAGGCGTTGAATACCGCTTCCGGAAATTCGGCAAAATGTTCTCTAAATTGCGGCGCACGTTGTTTTAAATCACGTAAAATCGCTTTCACACCCACTTGTTCATTCAGCCAATTTTGTAAAAACGGTTTTGCGGTTTGCCATAAATCCAGCTGCGGATAAACCTGTCTGCCTAATCCCTCAATATAGAGTAAAGTTTTTTGCAATAACACCAATTGCGGCTGTACTTCCATATTAAATTCACGAGCCACGTTAAATAAATTCAGTAACACGTGCCCAAAAGAAATTTCTGATAACGGTTTGGCAAAAATCGGCTCGCACACCTCTTGGAAAGCCTGCTCAAACGCATCAATATCGGTATCCGCCGGCGTCCAGCCCGATTCCACGTGCATTAACGCCACACGGCGATAATCCCGATTAAAAAAAGCGACAAAACTTTCCGCTAAATAGCGTTTATCATTTTGATTCAGTGTACCGACAATACCGCAATCGATGCCGATATATTGCGGATTTTCCGGATGATTCGGATTAACAAAAATATTACCGGCGTGCATATCTGCGTGGAAAAAGCTGTCACGAAACACTTGAGTAAAGAACACTTGTACACCACGTTCCGCTAATAATTTCATATCCGTGCCGTTGGCTTTGAGTGTTTCAACATCTGATACCGGAATACCATAAATACGTTCCATCACAATCACGTTTTTATGACCAAAACTTTGATACATTTCCGGCACATACAACATTTCGCTATTTTCAAAGTTATTGCGCAAGCGAATCGCATTTGCCATTTCTCGAGTCAAATCCAGCTCATCGAGTAGCGTTTTTTCGTATTCACGCACCACTTTGGTCGCTCGTAAACGCCTCGCATCATTCGAAAGACGAGGAATCCAACTTGCCAGACGATACATCAACGCAATATCCGCTTTGATAAGCGGTGCAATATCCGGACGAATCACTTTAATCACGACATCTTTGCCGGCAAGCGGTTGATTTTGATTAAATTTTGCCGTGTGAAC contains these protein-coding regions:
- a CDS encoding DUF4870 family protein, producing the protein MNEQFSLQPSNDSLRTVMYITYGLFGLGVIFGGLPAIAGVILAYIKRADMQGTAYYDHMCFLIRTFWGTLVGTILGIVLSLIGIGVLVIWAIGIWYIFRVIYGAVKLFDNKSVTPTGWFM
- the hemB gene encoding porphobilinogen synthase; amino-acid sequence: MAQYLNTSFPTRRMRRLRKHDFSRRLVAESQLTASDLIYPVFVIEGENQRVKVPSMPGVERLTIDQLLIEAGELVKYGVPLIALFPVVGDAKKSLMAEEAYNPEGLAQRAVRALKAAYPELGVMTDVALDPFTTHGQDGIIDEEGYVLNDITTEVLVKQALSHAEAGADIVAPSDMMDGRIGKIREALEAKGLINTQIMAYSAKYASNYYGPFRDAVGSAGNLKGGNKFTYQVDPANANEGLHEVAMDIQEGADMVMVKPGMPYLDMVWRVKENFGVPTFAYQVSGEYAMHMAAIQNGWLKERECVMEGLLCFKRAGADGILTYFAKTVAKWLYEDNHQ
- the tatC gene encoding twin-arginine translocase subunit TatC, which encodes MSVEQSQPLISHLVELRNRLLRSFICVLVVFCALVYWANDIYTLLATPLTENLPAGATMIATNVATPFFTPIKLTGVVAVFLSVPFILYQIWAFVAPALYKHEKRLIYPLLVSSTLLFYLGVAFAYYVVFPLVFGFLTSTAPEGVQMATDISSYLDFVLTIFLAFGICFEVPVAIILLCWSGVTSANELREKRPYIIVAAFVIGMLLTPPDIFSQTLLAIPMCLLFEVGLFFSKFYRPRDEQEETIAN
- the tatB gene encoding Sec-independent protein translocase protein TatB; this encodes MFDIGFSELVLIFVVGLVVLGPQRLPVAIRTVMGWVRTIRGLAANVQNELAQELKLQELQESIKKAEALNLSSLSPELSKTVEDLKQSAQQMQADLASAKGEITKLTDEQVAEIQAKIEQEEQQIAVSESQENPENQPLVEDESVTETAELSPAEIAEQAELDESQFTAYYPPDDDLATPSSSVSQQQDKQNVS
- the tatA gene encoding Sec-independent protein translocase subunit TatA, whose amino-acid sequence is MGGISIWQLLIIVAIIVLLFGTKKLRTLGTDLGESVKGFKKAMADEKPQDASFEKVEAKEAAATEQKAKEKEQA
- the ubiB gene encoding ubiquinone biosynthesis regulatory protein kinase UbiB is translated as MTFNNTRRLYQIITTFLRYGIDEIIPEIPLTRHARLGRKALFWVRNQHKDQPFGVRLRLALQELGPVWIKLGQMLSTRRDLFEPELADQLALLQDSVEPFEGKLARQIIEQALGGSLETWFDEFDEQALASASIAQVHTAKFNQNQPLAGKDVVIKVIRPDIAPLIKADIALMYRLASWIPRLSNDARRLRATKVVREYEKTLLDELDLTREMANAIRLRNNFENSEMLYVPEMYQSFGHKNVIVMERIYGIPVSDVETLKANGTDMKLLAERGVQVFFTQVFRDSFFHADMHAGNIFVNPNHPENPQYIGIDCGIVGTLNQNDKRYLAESFVAFFNRDYRRVALMHVESGWTPADTDIDAFEQAFQEVCEPIFAKPLSEISFGHVLLNLFNVAREFNMEVQPQLVLLQKTLLYIEGLGRQVYPQLDLWQTAKPFLQNWLNEQVGVKAILRDLKQRAPQFREHFAEFPEAVFNALQQQKQINFRLDELNKTLQAQGQQKSRNVQSIINGLIIIGVLWRFDNLPLWVSLGLLSVALLSLFLQRK